A DNA window from Schistocerca gregaria isolate iqSchGreg1 chromosome 2, iqSchGreg1.2, whole genome shotgun sequence contains the following coding sequences:
- the LOC126336734 gene encoding glutathione S-transferase 1-1-like, which produces MPSVDFYHVPGSAPCRAVRMVAKAVGVDLNLKVVNLMAGEQLKPEFLKMNPMHTVPTIDDNGFYLWESHAIIGYLVDQYAKDDSLYPKEAKKRGLVNQRLFFNIGTLYARFADYYYPVVFAGASYDPEKLKKLEEAYEFLNKFLEDNEWVAGNSITIADYSLMASVSTAEVIGFDIKKYAKVADWFERAKKAIPSYEETNHAGALEFKKLFESMTAKK; this is translated from the exons ATGCCATCAGTGGACTTCTATCATGTTCCGGGCAGTGCTCCTTGCAGAGCAGTCCGGATGGTGGCCAAAGCTGTGGGTGTTGACCTCAACTTGAAAGTTGTGAACCTCATGGCAGGTGAACAGCTTAAACCAGAGTTTCTGAAGATGAATCCAATGCACACAGTTCCTACAATTGATGACAATGGCTTTTACCTTTGGGAGAG CCATGCCATCATTGGCTACCTGGTGGATCAGTATGCCAAAGATGACTCACTCTACCCTAAGGAAGCAAAGAAGAGAGGGTTGGTGAATCAAAGACTGTTCTTTAACATCGGAACACTTTACGCCAGATTTGCTGATTATTAT TATCCTGTGGTTTTTGCTGGAGCAAGCTATGATCCAGAGAAATTAAAGAAACTTGAAGAAGCTTATGAGTTCCTGAACAAATTCTTAGAAGACAATGAATGGGTTGCTGGTAACTCCATCACAATTGCTGATTATTCTCTAATGGCATCAGTCAGTACAGCAGAG GTTATTGGCtttgatataaagaaatatgctaaAGTTGCAGATTGGTTTGAGCGAGCAAAGAAAGCAATTCCGTCCTATGAAGAAACTAACCATGCAGGAGCCTTAGAATTTAAGAAACTGTTTGAGTCAATGACTGCCAAGAAGTAA